CGTATAATCTTTTTCATTAATTGCTACTCCTTACATAACTGAAAGGCAAAGTATTATGAGTTAAGTATACCTACACTAAAGCAGAGCAACTTTAGGAAATTGAGCGAAATTAGTAAAAAACCAGAACATACTTGACCTAAAAGGTCAAGTATGTGGATAGAGATAGAGGGCTAAGTAAGAAGCACGAAGAATATTTTTTTAAAGGGAGATTTGTCTCGTCAAGTAGGTGTAGCTTTTAGAGGCTTGGGGGAGGGTGTCGCATTCGACTGAAATGACCCCATCATAATTGGCGGATTTCAGGACAGAGATAATGCCGGGCATATCGACCATTCCGTCGCCGACTCCAACACCTACTCTTGTACCGGTAACATGACCGCGTTCGTGGAGTTGTGTTACGGGAATGTCTTTGGCGTGAACGTGAATGACGCGATCGACTACGTTTTGAAGCATCTCCACAGGGTTGTTTCCAGCCAGAAATGAGTTGCCGGTATCGAAATTCACTCCTAACTCGGAACTTGAGAAACGTTTGAGCAATTTTAGAAGCATATCCGGACGTGTGGTTAACTTATTATGAAGTTCGATCGCTATTTTAATGCCTTTGGAATTCGCGTGCTTGATAATAGTATCAAGGCTTATGCACATGATATCGAAGGCGTCATCAAGTGTCATCCAATCTGTTGGAAGAGGGCCTTCGTCGGACATTACGATTGGGCACCCGACTTCTGCAGACCAATCGATGGCTTTATTTAAAAACGGTACACCGATTTGAGGGATTAAAAGACTTGTATGGGCATCTAAGGCAGAGAATTTTAGACCCAGATGCTCTAA
This DNA window, taken from bacterium, encodes the following:
- a CDS encoding sugar phosphate isomerase/epimerase; translated protein: MMKPGINLEFARTENMSFEAGLEQARKAGYEYVECFVFTDVTVKINSHLSVETSSPYHHIDTAKSNVSKTRQRLEHLGLKFSALDAHTSLLIPQIGVPFLNKAIDWSAEVGCPIVMSDEGPLPTDWMTLDDAFDIMCISLDTIIKHANSKGIKIAIELHNKLTTRPDMLLKLLKRFSSSELGVNFDTGNSFLAGNNPVEMLQNVVDRVIHVHAKDIPVTQLHERGHVTGTRVGVGVGDGMVDMPGIISVLKSANYDGVISVECDTLPQASKSYTYLTRQISL